The following are encoded together in the Salinibacterium sp. UTAS2018 genome:
- a CDS encoding GNAT family N-acetyltransferase: MPQFRSLPVSDALAIELLTEYFSYRAETFPTPSGYVTTFPRVEQFTEPHGVFVVIEPDGSDADHGTERRALGCGGIRQLEPGRFEVKHLWVRPEGRGAGLGRDLLGELERRARAWGATELVLDTNESLAAAGGLYRSSGFEPCAPYNDNPNATTWYLKTLVSMN, translated from the coding sequence GTGCCTCAGTTTCGTTCTCTCCCTGTCTCGGATGCTCTCGCTATCGAACTGCTCACCGAGTACTTCAGCTATCGCGCTGAGACCTTTCCGACGCCGTCGGGGTACGTCACGACGTTCCCTCGCGTCGAGCAGTTCACCGAACCGCACGGGGTTTTCGTCGTGATCGAGCCGGATGGCAGCGATGCCGACCATGGCACTGAACGCCGCGCTCTGGGCTGTGGCGGCATCCGCCAGTTGGAGCCCGGCCGCTTCGAGGTCAAGCATCTCTGGGTGCGGCCCGAGGGTCGCGGAGCAGGACTCGGGCGAGATCTACTGGGCGAACTAGAACGTCGTGCGCGTGCTTGGGGAGCGACCGAGCTCGTGCTCGACACCAACGAGAGCCTTGCCGCGGCTGGTGGGCTTTACCGCTCAAGCGGGTTCGAACCGTGCGCGCCGTACAACGACAATCCCAATGCGACGACCTGGTATCTCAAGACGCTCGTATCGATGAACTAG
- the dapA gene encoding 4-hydroxy-tetrahydrodipicolinate synthase, with protein MTIENPFGQVLVALITPFTADGEVSWPDVEKHIDDVISSGADGIVVTGTTGETSTLTDPEKIKLVEVAKSVSGGRAKVITGGGSNETAHAIELYKASEKAGADGVMIVTPYYNKPTQAGVLTHFRMIADATDLPVIMYDIPGRTGIPITFETILRAAKHPNILAVKDAKGDFSEVSRVLNQTDLLYFSGDDSNALPHMSIGASGLIGVTANIAPAPYRVMVDAVNAGDLATATAAHQALEPLVRAAMTHVPGTVAAKYILHGLGRISSPRVRLPLVGPEDAEAAMIEDELALVGEIKGLDLTNFRPDRNAAAGGALPKIAGATR; from the coding sequence GTGACTATTGAGAATCCCTTCGGCCAAGTCCTTGTTGCGCTCATCACGCCCTTCACCGCAGACGGTGAAGTCAGTTGGCCTGATGTAGAGAAGCACATTGACGATGTGATCAGTTCCGGCGCAGACGGCATCGTCGTCACCGGCACCACGGGGGAGACGAGCACCCTCACTGACCCCGAGAAGATCAAGCTTGTGGAGGTCGCTAAGTCGGTCTCCGGCGGGCGCGCCAAGGTCATTACCGGCGGGGGCTCAAACGAGACTGCTCACGCCATCGAACTCTACAAAGCCAGCGAGAAGGCCGGCGCCGACGGTGTCATGATCGTTACTCCGTACTACAACAAGCCGACCCAGGCCGGAGTGCTCACCCATTTCCGCATGATCGCGGATGCGACCGACCTGCCGGTCATCATGTACGACATTCCCGGCCGCACCGGCATCCCGATCACCTTCGAAACGATTCTGCGGGCGGCGAAACACCCGAATATTCTCGCGGTCAAAGATGCGAAGGGCGACTTCAGCGAGGTCAGCCGTGTGCTCAACCAGACAGACCTCTTGTACTTCTCAGGCGACGACTCGAACGCTCTTCCGCACATGTCTATCGGTGCTTCTGGCCTCATCGGTGTCACGGCGAACATCGCCCCGGCCCCGTACCGCGTGATGGTCGATGCCGTAAACGCGGGCGACCTAGCCACCGCTACTGCGGCGCACCAAGCTTTGGAACCTCTCGTACGTGCGGCAATGACGCACGTACCCGGCACCGTCGCGGCCAAGTACATTCTTCATGGCTTGGGCCGCATTTCGAGCCCACGGGTTCGCTTGCCGCTCGTCGGGCCTGAAGATGCCGAAGCCGCGATGATCGAGGATGAGTTGGCGTTGGTGGGCGAGATCAAGGGGCTTGACCTCACCAACTTCCGCCCTGACCGCAACGCGGCCGCTGGCGGAGCTCTCCCGAAAATCGCGGGAGCAACGCGCTAG
- a CDS encoding OsmC family peroxiredoxin: MPVTSEATTLWFGDLFSGKGTTSLDSSDAAEFPVTWAARSEGQEGTTNPEELLGAAHASCFAMAFSNGLAENGTPPESLQVTAAVTFDPAEGITGSHLLVSATVANLSDEDFQRLANEAKEGCPVSRALSGIPITLEASLA, encoded by the coding sequence ATGCCTGTAACGAGCGAAGCAACAACACTCTGGTTCGGAGACCTGTTCAGCGGCAAAGGAACGACGTCTCTCGATTCCTCTGACGCTGCAGAATTCCCCGTGACGTGGGCCGCACGATCCGAAGGTCAAGAAGGAACGACCAATCCCGAGGAACTGCTCGGGGCCGCGCACGCGTCGTGCTTCGCGATGGCGTTCTCTAACGGACTCGCGGAAAACGGCACTCCCCCAGAGAGCCTTCAAGTGACTGCGGCAGTCACCTTTGATCCGGCCGAAGGCATTACGGGAAGCCACTTGCTCGTGAGCGCCACGGTGGCGAATCTCAGCGACGAAGACTTCCAGCGCTTGGCAAACGAAGCGAAAGAAGGGTGCCCCGTCTCGCGCGCCCTCTCTGGCATCCCCATCACCCTCGAAGCGAGCCTGGCGTAA
- a CDS encoding histidine phosphatase family protein, translated as MAHYLYLVRHGEQQDAEHGLPDGPLSGKGVRQAQAISERLSGVPFTRAFHSPLQRAAETAAIMTERMPALESQPTTLLMDCIPSGPTHDMPAAFEPFFGSITDEEIDAGQAQMEDAVAEFLTPAREDRHDLLITHNFVISWFVREVLGGDQWRWLGLNQANCGLTIIRVRSAKPPVLVNHNDLGHLPVELRTGMPSEQPY; from the coding sequence ATGGCCCATTACTTGTATCTCGTGCGGCACGGCGAGCAGCAAGACGCAGAGCACGGTTTACCCGACGGCCCGCTGTCGGGCAAAGGCGTCCGGCAAGCTCAAGCGATCTCTGAGCGGCTGAGCGGGGTGCCGTTCACGCGAGCGTTCCATTCTCCGCTCCAGCGGGCCGCTGAAACCGCCGCGATCATGACCGAGCGGATGCCCGCCCTCGAGTCACAGCCGACGACGCTGCTGATGGACTGCATTCCCAGCGGTCCCACGCACGATATGCCTGCCGCTTTCGAGCCATTCTTCGGTTCGATTACCGACGAAGAGATCGATGCCGGTCAAGCGCAAATGGAAGACGCCGTTGCAGAATTTCTCACTCCGGCACGGGAAGACCGTCACGATCTGCTGATTACGCACAACTTTGTGATCTCGTGGTTCGTGCGAGAGGTACTCGGCGGCGATCAGTGGCGGTGGCTCGGGCTCAACCAAGCTAACTGCGGTCTCACGATCATCCGGGTGCGCAGTGCTAAACCGCCCGTTCTCGTGAATCACAACGACCTCGGCCACCTTCCCGTTGAACTACGCACCGGAATGCCGAGCGAACAGCCGTACTAA
- a CDS encoding efflux RND transporter periplasmic adaptor subunit, translated as MVIFSVIAAALVKFAFFGDALKADDLEFPTVAIEEPHYEVVTGTIRNDVSLSGSIAPAATVPIPATLSGEVREVAVSSGQSVKKGEEILKLRADVMNSDGTAGTQWKIVEAPATGKLTDFTALVGSSFQVGSPVGGVAPPTYIVSGTVPSEQLYRLIDRPKDASVAINGGPAPFTCTKLAISFAEESDSAAEATSGPSVSCTVPKDVVVFPGLTAEITIAGGVAEDVLIVPITAVEGTALSGNVYIVLPDGTSELREVTLGLNDGINVEVVSGLDEGDTILQFVPGAEAPEVLPDNCYQENDEVVCF; from the coding sequence ATGGTTATTTTTAGCGTTATCGCTGCAGCATTGGTTAAATTCGCCTTCTTTGGCGATGCGCTGAAAGCCGACGATCTCGAGTTTCCGACGGTGGCGATCGAGGAACCGCACTACGAGGTGGTCACGGGCACGATCCGCAACGATGTCTCGCTCAGCGGCAGCATTGCCCCAGCGGCGACCGTTCCGATTCCCGCAACGCTGTCCGGTGAAGTTCGAGAAGTCGCGGTGTCGTCGGGACAGTCCGTCAAGAAGGGCGAGGAGATTCTCAAACTTCGCGCTGACGTTATGAACTCTGACGGTACGGCGGGTACTCAGTGGAAGATCGTTGAGGCGCCGGCAACGGGAAAGCTCACTGACTTCACGGCCCTTGTCGGTTCATCATTCCAAGTGGGATCGCCTGTAGGCGGCGTTGCGCCGCCCACCTACATCGTTAGTGGAACGGTGCCTTCAGAACAGCTCTACCGCCTCATTGACCGCCCGAAAGACGCGAGCGTCGCTATCAACGGCGGCCCGGCGCCCTTTACCTGCACGAAGCTTGCCATCTCTTTCGCTGAAGAAAGCGATTCTGCGGCGGAAGCGACATCCGGCCCCAGCGTCTCGTGTACGGTGCCGAAGGACGTGGTCGTGTTCCCGGGTCTTACCGCCGAGATCACGATCGCGGGCGGTGTTGCTGAGGACGTGCTCATTGTGCCGATAACGGCTGTCGAGGGAACCGCACTCTCTGGCAACGTGTATATCGTGCTGCCCGATGGAACTTCTGAACTTCGCGAAGTAACACTGGGCCTGAACGACGGCATCAACGTTGAAGTCGTCTCAGGCCTCGACGAGGGCGATACGATTCTGCAGTTCGTTCCCGGGGCCGAGGCTCCGGAAGTCCTTCCCGATAACTGCTATCAGGAGAACGATGAAGTGGTGTGCTTCTAA
- a CDS encoding dihydrofolate reductase: MSETVAPVSVALIWAQSAGGIIGHNGSMPWHLPEDLAHFKELTLGSPVMMGRKTWDSLNPRFRPLPGRRNIVITRQEEWNAPGAEVAHTVTSALELAAASAASSDRVAADRAQKDVAETVWVIGGAEIFASVLKSADRLEVTEIHETFEGDTLAPERGDEWMLVASDPSDGWHTSATNLRYRFLRYENQQAQQR; this comes from the coding sequence GTGAGCGAGACAGTTGCCCCCGTCTCGGTTGCGCTCATTTGGGCACAGTCCGCTGGCGGCATCATCGGCCATAACGGTTCGATGCCGTGGCATCTTCCCGAAGATCTCGCGCATTTCAAGGAACTCACGCTCGGCAGCCCGGTGATGATGGGGCGCAAAACGTGGGATTCCTTGAATCCCCGCTTTCGTCCGCTACCCGGACGCCGCAATATCGTCATCACGCGCCAAGAAGAGTGGAACGCGCCAGGGGCTGAAGTCGCTCACACCGTGACATCTGCTCTTGAGCTGGCGGCGGCATCCGCTGCTTCCAGCGATCGGGTCGCTGCCGATCGCGCGCAGAAAGATGTCGCTGAAACTGTCTGGGTTATCGGTGGCGCTGAGATCTTTGCGTCGGTGCTCAAGAGTGCAGATCGCCTCGAAGTCACAGAGATTCATGAAACATTCGAGGGCGATACTCTGGCGCCCGAACGCGGAGACGAGTGGATGCTCGTCGCGAGCGATCCGAGCGACGGCTGGCACACTTCCGCCACTAATCTTCGCTATCGATTCCTGCGTTACGAGAATCAGCAGGCTCAGCAGCGGTAG
- a CDS encoding ribonuclease J translates to MPVSVYDPPALEKGTLRVTPIGGLGEIGRNMTTFEIDGKILIVDCGVLFPEEHQPGVDLILPDFSSIRDRVDDVLGIVLTHGHEDHIGAVPYLLRLRQDIPLIGSTLTLALIEAKLKEHRIKPYTLNVAEGQKEKMGPFDLEFVAVNHSIPDALAVAITTVAGTVLHTGDFKMDQLPLDNRITDLRAFARLGEAGIDLFLSDSTNADVPGFTPNERDIGPVLEAVIAKAPRRVIVASFSSHVHRVQQVLDAAIANNRKVVLMGRSMVRNMGIAADLGFLKVPDGVLLDAKKAVNYPDNQLVYMSTGSQGEPMAVLARMANMEHQIEVGQGDTVILASSLIPGNENAVYRVINGLTKLGANVVHKANAKVHVSGHAAAGELLYCYNILRPKNVLPVHGEYRHLVANANLAIQSGVPAENTIIAEDGTVIDLKDGHAAVVGQLDVGLVYVDGSSVGEITDADLKDRRVLAEEGFISIFVAVDAQTGKVIVGPEIQSRGFAEDEKVFDAVLPQVVKALTDAAANGTRDTHAFAQVVRRTVGRWVNTQHRRRPMIVPVVIEV, encoded by the coding sequence ATGCCCGTTTCTGTTTATGACCCGCCCGCACTCGAGAAGGGCACGCTTCGTGTGACCCCGATTGGTGGTCTCGGCGAAATTGGTCGCAATATGACCACGTTCGAGATTGACGGCAAGATCCTCATCGTGGACTGCGGTGTGTTGTTCCCCGAGGAACACCAGCCCGGTGTCGACCTCATCCTGCCCGACTTCAGTTCGATTCGGGACCGTGTTGACGACGTTCTCGGCATCGTGCTCACTCACGGCCATGAAGACCACATCGGCGCTGTTCCGTATCTCTTGCGCTTGCGCCAAGACATCCCGCTGATCGGCTCCACGCTCACGCTCGCTCTCATCGAGGCCAAGCTCAAAGAGCACCGCATCAAGCCGTACACCCTCAACGTTGCTGAGGGTCAAAAAGAGAAGATGGGGCCGTTCGATCTCGAGTTCGTCGCGGTTAACCATTCGATTCCGGATGCGCTTGCCGTCGCCATCACCACTGTTGCCGGCACCGTGCTGCACACCGGTGACTTCAAGATGGATCAACTGCCGCTCGACAACCGCATCACCGACTTGCGTGCATTCGCCCGTCTCGGTGAAGCGGGCATCGACCTGTTCCTCTCTGACTCGACCAACGCTGACGTTCCCGGCTTCACGCCGAATGAGCGCGACATCGGCCCGGTTCTCGAAGCCGTTATCGCCAAGGCTCCGCGCCGCGTTATCGTCGCCAGTTTCTCCAGCCACGTCCACCGTGTGCAGCAGGTTCTGGATGCCGCGATCGCCAACAACCGCAAGGTTGTTCTTATGGGGCGTTCGATGGTGCGCAACATGGGTATCGCGGCCGACCTCGGGTTCCTCAAGGTGCCCGACGGAGTGCTGTTGGACGCCAAGAAGGCCGTCAACTACCCCGACAACCAGCTCGTCTACATGTCCACGGGTAGCCAAGGTGAGCCGATGGCTGTGCTTGCGCGGATGGCGAATATGGAACACCAGATTGAGGTTGGCCAGGGTGACACCGTCATTCTCGCGTCGAGCCTCATCCCGGGTAACGAGAACGCGGTGTACCGCGTCATCAACGGCCTCACGAAGCTGGGCGCCAATGTCGTGCACAAGGCCAACGCCAAGGTGCACGTCTCCGGTCACGCTGCCGCGGGGGAGTTGCTTTACTGCTACAACATCCTGCGCCCCAAGAACGTTCTGCCGGTTCACGGCGAGTACCGCCACTTGGTAGCGAACGCGAACCTCGCTATCCAGTCCGGCGTGCCAGCCGAAAACACGATCATTGCCGAAGACGGCACCGTGATCGACCTCAAGGACGGTCACGCTGCCGTCGTGGGCCAACTCGATGTCGGACTCGTCTACGTCGATGGCTCCAGCGTCGGTGAGATCACGGATGCTGACCTCAAAGACCGTCGCGTCCTCGCCGAAGAGGGATTCATTTCCATCTTCGTGGCCGTCGATGCGCAGACGGGCAAGGTCATCGTCGGACCCGAGATTCAGTCTCGCGGTTTCGCTGAAGACGAGAAAGTGTTCGATGCGGTGCTGCCGCAGGTTGTCAAAGCGCTCACGGATGCCGCAGCTAACGGAACGCGCGACACTCACGCGTTCGCGCAGGTCGTTCGTCGCACGGTCGGCCGCTGGGTCAACACGCAGCACCGCCGTCGTCCCATGATCGTTCCGGTCGTCATCGAGGTTTAA
- a CDS encoding TIGR01777 family oxidoreductase, with protein sequence MSEPTSVPDVSRVLVAGASGYIGTELVSQLEAAGFEVLRLVRREPEGADEFRWDPSAGTIDDRAIERADAVINLAGASTGKIPWTPGYKREILRSRVDGTRLLAEAIRRASAPPSVFLSGSAVGFFGSRPGEVLTDESSKGTGFLSDVVYAWEQAARLTPPTTRLVMFRTGIVVGKGGAFTPLNLLTRYGVGSRLGSGAQYWPWISLHDEAAAIVHLLGSEFSGVVSLVGPTPATAETVTRTLAREMNKPHWFAVPSFAFRMLGDAGKDLILVDENVQSPTLASTGFTFTHTTIEQAIDAFVD encoded by the coding sequence ATGAGCGAACCGACTTCTGTTCCTGATGTCTCCCGCGTCCTTGTTGCGGGTGCTTCTGGCTACATCGGCACCGAACTCGTGTCGCAGTTGGAAGCCGCCGGCTTCGAAGTACTGCGTCTCGTGCGCCGTGAACCGGAGGGTGCGGACGAATTCCGCTGGGATCCCAGCGCTGGCACAATCGACGATCGCGCCATCGAGCGAGCGGATGCCGTCATCAACCTTGCGGGAGCGTCCACAGGAAAGATCCCGTGGACTCCCGGCTACAAGCGCGAGATCCTCCGTTCGCGCGTCGATGGAACCCGCCTGCTCGCCGAAGCGATTCGCCGCGCCAGTGCGCCGCCGTCGGTGTTTTTGAGCGGTTCAGCCGTGGGCTTTTTCGGTAGCCGGCCTGGTGAAGTACTCACCGATGAGTCGAGCAAGGGCACTGGATTCTTGAGCGACGTTGTCTACGCGTGGGAGCAAGCAGCTCGTCTCACGCCGCCGACAACTCGACTCGTCATGTTTCGTACCGGAATCGTCGTAGGAAAGGGCGGAGCCTTCACCCCGCTCAATCTGTTGACCCGCTACGGCGTAGGCAGTCGGCTCGGAAGCGGGGCGCAGTACTGGCCCTGGATCAGCTTGCATGACGAGGCCGCCGCGATCGTGCACCTTCTCGGTAGCGAATTTTCTGGAGTCGTATCTCTCGTGGGCCCAACACCCGCTACCGCCGAAACCGTCACCCGAACGCTAGCGCGCGAGATGAACAAACCGCACTGGTTCGCCGTGCCGAGTTTCGCATTTCGGATGCTGGGCGACGCTGGCAAGGACCTTATTTTGGTCGACGAGAATGTTCAATCTCCGACTCTGGCGAGCACCGGGTTCACGTTCACTCACACCACCATCGAGCAGGCAATCGACGCATTTGTCGACTAG
- a CDS encoding thymidylate synthase: protein MATTIATPYEDLLRDTLTNGVAKGDRTGTGTRSVFGRQLRFNLAEGFPLITTKRVHFKSIAYELLWFLRGESNVSWLRDNGVSIWNEWADAAGELGPVYGVQWRSWPTPSGEQIDQISEVIEQIKTNPDSRRLIVSAWNPADIPSMALAPCHAFFQFYVADGKLSCQLYQRSADLFLGVPFNIASYALLTYMVAEQTGLEVGDFVWTGGDCHIYDNHVEQVTEQLARKPYAAPQLKITSERANIFDYVYDDFEIVGYEHHPAIKAPVAV from the coding sequence ATGGCAACCACGATCGCAACACCCTACGAAGACTTGCTGCGCGATACGCTCACCAACGGCGTCGCTAAAGGAGATCGCACCGGCACTGGCACGCGCAGCGTGTTCGGGCGCCAGTTGCGGTTCAATCTGGCGGAGGGCTTTCCGCTCATCACGACCAAGCGCGTTCATTTCAAGTCGATTGCCTATGAGCTCTTGTGGTTCTTGCGCGGCGAGAGCAACGTGTCATGGTTGCGCGATAACGGCGTCTCTATCTGGAACGAATGGGCGGATGCCGCTGGCGAACTCGGCCCCGTCTATGGCGTGCAGTGGCGTTCTTGGCCCACCCCCTCCGGCGAACAGATCGATCAAATCTCTGAGGTCATCGAGCAGATCAAGACGAACCCCGATTCTCGACGCCTGATCGTTTCGGCGTGGAACCCCGCTGACATCCCCAGCATGGCGTTGGCGCCCTGCCACGCGTTCTTCCAGTTTTATGTCGCCGACGGCAAGCTGTCGTGCCAGCTCTACCAGCGCAGCGCCGACCTTTTCTTGGGTGTTCCCTTTAATATCGCGAGTTACGCGCTGCTCACCTACATGGTGGCCGAGCAGACAGGGCTTGAAGTGGGAGACTTCGTCTGGACCGGCGGCGATTGTCACATCTACGACAATCACGTCGAACAAGTGACCGAGCAATTGGCTCGGAAGCCCTACGCCGCACCACAGCTGAAGATCACCAGCGAGCGCGCGAACATTTTCGACTACGTCTACGACGATTTCGAGATCGTGGGCTATGAGCACCATCCCGCCATCAAAGCGCCGGTCGCGGTGTGA
- the dapB gene encoding 4-hydroxy-tetrahydrodipicolinate reductase, producing MTMKVAVVGATGRMGTYISGVVEASAEFSLVASLNSRSELSDMLVADIVVDVTEPSVSPSVVDFAVRNGKSVLVGTSGWSEDRVQGLRSLLADTPEIGVVIIPNFSLGSALATSFAASAARYFDSIEIIESHHAAKVDSPSGTAVRTAELMADARRERGPALAPHVDQRARGEQVAGIPVHSLRMTGVIAHQQVIFGGPGEVLTVDHRTMSQDSYEAGILLGLRAVPTAQGVTVGLDQLIDLSPAGSAFE from the coding sequence ATGACAATGAAAGTAGCGGTAGTCGGCGCAACCGGCCGTATGGGCACATACATCAGCGGCGTGGTTGAGGCATCCGCTGAATTCTCGCTCGTGGCCTCTCTCAACTCGCGCTCAGAGCTCAGCGACATGCTCGTGGCCGACATCGTGGTGGATGTCACCGAGCCCAGTGTCTCGCCATCGGTTGTCGACTTCGCCGTGCGTAATGGCAAGAGCGTCCTCGTCGGTACCTCAGGCTGGAGTGAGGATCGAGTGCAAGGCTTACGCTCGCTGCTCGCGGATACCCCTGAAATCGGCGTCGTGATCATCCCCAACTTCTCGCTTGGCTCAGCACTCGCGACGTCGTTCGCAGCCTCAGCGGCACGCTACTTCGACTCGATCGAGATCATTGAGAGTCACCACGCAGCCAAGGTCGACTCGCCCTCCGGAACCGCCGTCCGTACAGCGGAACTTATGGCCGACGCTCGCCGCGAACGCGGTCCCGCACTTGCTCCGCACGTCGACCAGCGCGCACGCGGCGAACAAGTTGCCGGAATCCCCGTGCACAGCCTGCGTATGACGGGCGTCATCGCCCATCAGCAGGTTATTTTCGGTGGCCCGGGAGAAGTGCTCACGGTCGATCACCGCACAATGTCGCAAGACTCGTACGAAGCGGGCATCCTGCTCGGCCTGCGCGCTGTGCCCACTGCTCAGGGGGTCACCGTTGGTCTCGACCAGCTCATCGATCTTTCCCCGGCAGGATCGGCCTTCGAGTGA
- a CDS encoding ABC transporter permease — protein MPAPRDESRHSWLSSLVGSVVEAWDEVRINRTRVLLSLIGIGVAVCALATVVGAGAVFGQAQTEQSERSGGRPATISVYPPSMESGQDRATTEEFVAHMTTVIERYQISHATPRFAGSVAVNLVNGRQYSAVQGVSAAYGVMHRVELSTGRWLTDADQQRLAPAVVVNDVFYEALGRPDVRTHPTIELEADASITAVVVGVLAPEPYPSGLSFTMLAEPFTALVGAGDSQESNLNYELWVPEEQSAQLEQLIARDVTVDFGEGWRSELNRSDYRAWGGPDPLEPLQWVVGGIAGLILVLGALGLVNISLVTVKYRVREIGVRRAFGATASRVFFAVMMESVVATVAAGVIGVSVAIAIVQNPAVQNLIAPGVQDLPPFPLEAALLALGASAAVGVLAGLTPALVAVKVKVIDAIRY, from the coding sequence ATGCCCGCGCCACGAGACGAGTCGCGACATTCCTGGCTCAGTTCTCTCGTGGGCTCGGTCGTCGAGGCATGGGATGAGGTGCGTATCAATCGCACGAGGGTCCTGTTGAGCTTGATCGGCATTGGGGTGGCGGTGTGCGCCCTCGCCACAGTCGTGGGAGCCGGTGCAGTATTCGGTCAAGCGCAGACAGAACAGAGCGAACGTTCCGGTGGCAGGCCGGCCACTATTTCCGTCTACCCACCATCAATGGAGAGCGGACAGGATCGAGCGACTACTGAAGAATTCGTGGCGCACATGACTACCGTGATTGAGCGATATCAAATCTCCCACGCCACGCCTCGTTTTGCCGGGAGCGTGGCGGTCAATCTGGTCAATGGGCGGCAGTACTCCGCGGTTCAAGGGGTCAGCGCGGCTTATGGCGTTATGCATCGAGTTGAACTGAGCACCGGCCGCTGGCTGACCGACGCCGATCAACAGCGGCTCGCACCTGCGGTCGTCGTGAACGACGTCTTCTACGAAGCGCTTGGGCGCCCCGACGTGAGGACTCACCCCACCATTGAGCTTGAAGCGGATGCCAGCATCACCGCCGTTGTCGTCGGGGTGCTGGCGCCGGAGCCGTACCCAAGCGGCCTGAGTTTCACGATGCTCGCGGAGCCCTTCACCGCGTTAGTGGGCGCTGGCGACTCTCAAGAAAGCAATCTCAACTACGAACTCTGGGTTCCCGAAGAGCAATCAGCACAACTGGAGCAATTGATCGCGCGAGATGTGACGGTAGATTTCGGCGAGGGATGGCGTTCTGAATTGAATCGCAGCGACTATCGGGCGTGGGGTGGTCCCGATCCGCTCGAGCCGTTGCAGTGGGTGGTGGGTGGAATCGCCGGGCTCATCCTCGTGCTTGGCGCGCTTGGGTTGGTCAACATTTCACTCGTGACCGTCAAATATAGAGTGCGTGAAATTGGCGTTCGGCGAGCATTCGGTGCCACCGCTAGTCGTGTTTTCTTTGCGGTAATGATGGAGAGTGTCGTGGCGACCGTAGCCGCGGGTGTCATCGGGGTTTCGGTGGCGATCGCGATCGTTCAGAATCCGGCGGTGCAGAATCTCATTGCTCCGGGCGTGCAAGACCTCCCACCTTTCCCGTTAGAAGCGGCGTTGCTTGCTCTCGGTGCTTCTGCGGCGGTAGGAGTGCTTGCCGGGCTAACTCCAGCCCTCGTGGCTGTGAAAGTTAAGGTCATTGACGCGATTCGCTATTAG
- a CDS encoding ABC transporter ATP-binding protein — MPLLSLQGVTRSVELPDFSRLDILKGIDLDVEVGDHLSIVGRSGSGKSTLLNLLGLIDNPSTGSIAFDGEPLEKLSGSKRDRKRGRDVGFIFQQFNLLAGRTALENVMTPLLYASGSQFWRRRALASDMLERVGLGDRMSSMPDKLSGGEQQRVAIARALVRSPRLILADEPTGALDVETGKTVMALLDDVAEQSGAALITITHDPTVAALARRHYRLDDGVLQSIDVRRILATSLPEAAL, encoded by the coding sequence ATGCCCCTACTCTCCCTGCAGGGGGTCACGCGTTCTGTTGAACTCCCGGATTTTTCACGGCTGGACATCCTCAAGGGAATCGACCTTGATGTCGAAGTCGGCGACCACCTCAGCATCGTCGGACGGTCGGGGTCCGGAAAGTCCACGCTCCTCAATTTACTGGGACTCATTGACAACCCCTCGACCGGCAGTATCGCGTTCGATGGCGAACCGCTGGAAAAGCTTTCGGGAAGTAAAAGGGACCGTAAACGGGGCCGGGATGTGGGGTTCATCTTTCAGCAGTTCAATCTGCTCGCGGGGCGAACCGCTCTCGAAAACGTAATGACTCCACTGCTCTATGCGTCCGGTAGCCAATTCTGGCGACGCCGGGCACTCGCGAGCGACATGCTCGAACGTGTCGGCTTGGGAGACCGGATGTCCTCCATGCCCGACAAGCTGTCTGGCGGCGAGCAGCAGCGCGTTGCTATCGCGCGTGCTCTGGTACGCAGCCCGCGCCTGATTCTCGCTGACGAGCCCACGGGAGCTCTCGATGTGGAAACAGGAAAGACAGTCATGGCGCTACTCGATGACGTGGCAGAACAATCAGGCGCTGCGCTCATTACGATTACGCACGATCCCACTGTTGCCGCACTCGCGCGCAGACACTACCGGCTCGATGATGGCGTTCTTCAATCCATCGATGTGCGCCGGATCCTCGCCACGAGTCTTCCCGAGGCAGCGCTATGA